One part of the Aspergillus luchuensis IFO 4308 DNA, chromosome 5, nearly complete sequence genome encodes these proteins:
- the MSY1 gene encoding tyrosine--tRNA ligase MSY1 (BUSCO:EOG09262JRP;~COG:J;~EggNog:ENOG410PH73;~InterPro:IPR036986,IPR024088,IPR001412,IPR032005, IPR014729,IPR002305,IPR002307;~PFAM:PF16714,PF00579;~go_function: GO:0000166 - nucleotide binding [Evidence IEA];~go_function: GO:0003723 - RNA binding [Evidence IEA];~go_function: GO:0004812 - aminoacyl-tRNA ligase activity [Evidence IEA];~go_function: GO:0004831 - tyrosine-tRNA ligase activity [Evidence IEA];~go_function: GO:0005524 - ATP binding [Evidence IEA];~go_process: GO:0006418 - tRNA aminoacylation for protein translation [Evidence IEA];~go_process: GO:0006437 - tyrosyl-tRNA aminoacylation [Evidence IEA]) — protein sequence MRPYTGALPRAVRLHVPKTLPQKTLCGARNYARTAEALQMNQSPSSSIRPMLRCPAFQIASDQRRWISRKYVQKQLEAKKEWSDFADEIEAGKRKSFAQHLEERGLLHDVVGERETLDRLFTQRRVGMYAGVDPTAPSLHVGHMLPFMILAWGYVWGLPVTFLLGGATARFGDPTGRLKSRDQVHSSVRKANMASMHMQLKKLGHSIDVYGRRHGYVNKYWRRALVNNNTWWNSMPVIELLRDLGVHTRLGPMMGRDTVKNRLSKGDGMSFAEFTYPLMQAWDWWVLFKKGVQVQVGGSDQYGNILFGMDAVKSIGKNQTEPEERLDFKNELDRPIGITTPLLTAPSGEKFGKSAGNAVWLDKDMTSTFELYQFFVRTPDDVVERYLKMFTFLPLPEIAKIMEEQNKDPSKRVAQHALASEFVELIHGKTEADAVALQHRQLFRPRLSTAEPSPLPRKPATGGSPQSPTAGFVTPESGNPYAPQTNFANMPQVNITLPRSLVYNQTLNKVLWSAGLVASKSEGHRAIENRGAYVGSRPGDSGQMSDDLAFTPIKVWPAAKTEEFVIGDKLFLKMGKWKFKIVTIVSDEEFRAAGYTAPGWETEAPETGNSN from the exons ATGAGGCCATACACAGGGGCTCTGCCGCGCGCGGTACGCCTTCATGTACCGAAGACTTTACCACAGAAAACATTATGCGGCGCTCGCAACTATGCGCGGACCGCAGAAGCGTTGCAGATGAACCAATCGCCCTCCAGCAGCATTCGCCCTATGCTTAGATGCCCAGCCTTCCAAATTGCATCGGATCAAAGACGTTGGATCTCGCGGAAGTATGTGCAAAAACAGCTGGAGGCCAAAAAGGAATGGAGTGACTTTGCGGACGAGATTGAAgcaggaaagaggaagagcttTGCACAACACCTTGAGGAGCGGGGACTTTTGCACGATGTTGTTGG AGAACGAGAAACGTTAGACCGTCTCTTCACGCAACGGCGAGTTGGCATGTACGCTGGCGTGGATCCTACCGCCCCGTCTTTACACGTTGGTCATATGCTGCCTTTTATGATCTTGGCTTGGGGCTACGTCTGGGGCTTGCCGGTCACATTTCTG CTTGGTGGTGCTACCGCTCGCTTCGGTGACCCAACAGGACGACTGAAAAGCCGGGATCAAGTTCACTCATCCGTTCGCAAAGCCAACATGGCGAGCATGCATATGCAGCTCAAGAAGCTGGGCCACAGCATTGATGTGTATGGCCGAAGACATGGCTACGTCAATAAGTACTGGCGGCGTGCCCttgtcaacaacaacacctggTGGAATTCGATGCCTGTCATAGAATTGCTTCGGGACCTAGGCGTTCACACCCGCCTCGGACCTATGATGGGCCGGGATAC GGTCAAAAACCGGCTGTCCAAGGGAGATGGAATGTCCTTTGCCGAGTTTACTTACCCCCTAATGCAGGCATGGGACTGGTGGGTACTCTTTAAGAAGGGTGTTCAGGTTCAGGTTGGCGGCTCGGACCAATACGGGAATATTCTCTTTGGCATGGACGCTGTGAAGTCGATTGGCAAGAACCAGACCGAACCTGAGGAACGCCTCGACTTTAAGAATGAACTCGATAGGCCTATTGGTATCACAACTCCCTTGCTCACGGCTCCGTCTGGCGAGAAGTTTGGCAAGTCTGCTGGGAACGCGGTCTGGCTCGACAAAGACATGACCTCTACTTTCGAGTTATACCAG TTCTTCGTTCGTACACCGGATGACGTTGTCGAGCGTTACCTGAAGATGTTCACCTTTCTGCCGCTGCCTGAAATCGCTAAGATTATGGAGGAACAAAACAAAGATCCATCGAAGCGCGTGGCCCAGCATGCTCTTGCTTCAGAGTTTGTCGAGCTGATCCATGGCAAGACGGAGGCTGATGCGGTCGCTCTCCAACATCGTCAGCTTTTCCGCCCACGGTTATCTACAGCAGAACCAAGCCCCCTACCCCGGAAACCCGCGACCGGTGGTAGTCCCCAGTCACCAACGGCCGGCTTTGTTACTCCAGAATCTGGAAACCCATATGCCCCCCAGACCAACTTTGCAAACATGCCCCAAGTGAACATCACCCTTCCGCGGTCTCTAGTGTACAACCAGACGCTCAACAAAGTCCTCTGGTCCGCAGGGCTGGTTGCTTCCAAGAGTGAAGGCCACCGTGCAATTGAGAACCGGGGTGCTTATGTCGGTAGTCGTCCGGGAGATAGCGGGCAAATGAGTGACGACCTTGCGTTCACTCCCATCAAGGTATGGCCCGCGGCGAAGACAGAGGAGTTCGTCATTGGAGACAAGCTCTTCTTGAAGATGGGCAAGTGGAAGTTTAAGATCGTGACCATTGTGAGCGATGAAGAATTCAGGGCGGCTGGATACACTGCGCCCGGCTGGGAGACGGAAGCGCCGGAAACCGGCAACAGCAATTAA
- a CDS encoding uncharacterized protein (COG:S;~EggNog:ENOG410PPFR;~InterPro:IPR031760,IPR036864,IPR007219,IPR001138;~PFAM:PF00172,PF04082;~TransMembrane:2 (i209-226o525-546i);~go_function: GO:0000981 - DNA-binding transcription factor activity, RNA polymerase II-specific [Evidence IEA];~go_function: GO:0003677 - DNA binding [Evidence IEA];~go_function: GO:0008270 - zinc ion binding [Evidence IEA];~go_process: GO:0006351 - transcription, DNA-templated [Evidence IEA];~go_process: GO:0006355 - regulation of transcription, DNA-templated [Evidence IEA]): MCLAMPQPMRQTQRVPRTCMQCARRKIKCSKKIPCEECIRRGDTVACKREIVRVHGKVTVAVDEETRIDDSDAESNLVRENISLKTRIRQLESVLSRPETLKLDADIFRLSPAAGNPQSSDKILNDFQSLPFGLLVEASQVPRSTFHPRDDHLLLVLPDRHWSETIVRFSLDHFGWVHCALDASGFMVDHSSFWDHLSHGRLNNPRNHAWIAVYLSVLATGVYFMGEDNICKVRFLQESLPSYRPSLLSRVPTELCRIWCEAALKELNYANYLSKPSISTVQTLVILNIVHKNLGESCREYTLHGLAVNIARLIGIDRLGGRHERQNTSPVKDTGLIRKDENVYRRLWWTLVICDWMTVWSRPISIHPDSFTTVLETEDNKEMSPTLPGGEKVPSLYEYHKAMAQLAATMQNHARSIKEWTTATVQASFEELDAVASSFPPHLSYPGTDEPMLQIEQGFEWIYVQRYLIFNCLDCWHINLCVALIPHLLSSPSSTDSDVQQSGISCAKAILSRRYHDPCPHFHKFWATTCSTVTAAIFLALDLICFRQHRSSAEVAEEKALILFGIYLLERTCTDTRHDALVILRRLVELSDVIRSRQIIDQRVFVRLMKLVASPKLWASFPDTEVTLRFLFADPSSTGEASKPVLDNDEHMQSADPSPATYGDILPNTLSRFATMAGEAGDEFPLADDLFSSELIDMSLPWLDPGCLMTFPNEVSL; the protein is encoded by the exons ATGTGTCTAGCCATGCCGCAACCTATGCGACAGACCCAGCGAGTTCCCCGAACATGCATGCAATGTGCTCGGAGAAAGATCAAATGCTCCAAGAAAATACCATGCGAAGAGTGCATCCGCCGCGGTGATACTGTTGCCTGCAAGCGTGAGATTGTCAGGGTTCATGGCAAGGTCACCGT TGCAGTAGACGAGGAGACACGAATCGATGATTCAGACGCAGAATCGAACCTTGTGCGAGAGAACATCAGTCTCAAAACTCGCATCAGGCAGCTAGAATCCGTACTCTCTCGGCCTGAAACGCTGAAACTTGATGCGGATATCTTCCGGCTATctcctgctgcaggaaaTCCGCAATCTTCGGACAAGATTCTGAACGATTTTCAGAGTCTACCGTTTGGACTTTTGGTGGAAGCGTCACAAGTCCCCCGGAGCACATTTCATCCAAGGGACGACCACTTACTACTTGTATTACCAGATCGGCATTGGAGCGAAACGATTGTGCGGTTCTCTCTGGATCATTTCGGATGGGTTCATTGTGCTCTAGATGCTTCAGGGTTTATGGTTGACCATTCTTCGTTCTGGGACCACCTAAGCCACGGCAGATTAAACAACCCAAGGAACCATGCCTGGATTGCGGTGTATCTTAGTGTGTTGGCC ACAGGAGTATATTTTATGGGAGAGGACAATATTTGCAAGGTCCGCTTTCTCCAAGAGTCGCTCCCTTCTTACAGGCCATCGCTCCTAAGCAGAGTACCCACGGAGCTATGCCGTATCTGGTGCGAAGCCGCTCTGAAGGAGCTCAACTATGCCAACTACTTGAGCAAGCCCAGTATTTCGACTGTACAGACACTGGTGATTTTGAATATCGTACACAAGAATCTTGGCGAGTCATGTCGCGAATATACTCTACACGGTCTTGCGGTCAATATTGCCCGCTTGATTGGAATTGATCGTCTCGGAGGACGTCACGAGCGACAAAATACCTCGCCAGTAAAAGACACAGGGCTCATTCGGAAAGATGAAAATGTTTACCGCAGGCTTTGGTGGACCTTGGTGATCTGTGACTG GATGACTGTATGGTCGCGTCCAATTTCCATACACCCGGACTCCTTCACAACCGTGCTAGAAACAGAAGATAACAAGGAAATGTCTCCCACTTTACCTGGTGGCGAGAAAGTCCCATCCCTATATGAGTACCATAAAGCAATGGCCCAACTCGCCGCCACCATGCAGAATCACGCCAGATCCATTAAAGAATGGACGACGGCGACTGTTCAAGCCTCCTTTGAGGAGCTCGACGCTgtagcttcttcttttccaccACATCTCTCCTACCCTGGAACCGATGAACCCATGCTTCAAATCGAACAAGGGTTTGAATGGATTTATGTTCAACGCTACCTGATCTTCAATTGCTTGGACTGCTGGCACATAAACCTGTGCGTTGCTCTAATACCTCATTTACTCAGCAGCCCCTCTAGTACAGATAGTGATGTGCAGCAAAGCGGCATTTCATGCGCGAAAGCGATTCTGTCTAGGCGATACCATGATCCATGTCCCCATTTCCATAAGTTCTGGGCAACAACATGCTCCACTGTCACGGCTGCTATATTTCTGGCTCTGGATCTAATATGTTTTCGCCAGCACCGATCATCTGCTGAAGTGGCCGAAGAAAAGGCTTTGATATTGTTCGGCATCTATCTCCTGGAGCGAACATGTACAGATACACGACACGACGCCTTAGTGATTCTGCGCCGCCTTGTTGAGCTATCTGACGTTATACGATCGAGACAAATCATCGACCAGAGGGTGTTCGTCCGGCTCATGAAGCTTGTCGCTTCTCCCAAACTATGGGCTTCATTTCCCGACACAGAGGTCACGTTAAGGTTTCTTTTTGCGGACCCGTCGTCGACCGGAGAGGCGAGCAAGCCGGTATTAGACAATGACGAGCACATGCAAAGCGCGGATCCTAGTCCCGCTACGTATGGAGATATACTACCGAACACTCTGAGCCGGTTTGCGACAATGGCCGGTGAAGCAGGAGACGAATTCCCACTCGCAGATGATCTCTTTTCATCTGAGCTCATAGACATGTCGCTCCCCTGGCTGGACCCTGGGTGTCTAATGACATTTCCAAATGAGGTGTCCCTCTAA